The sequence AAGATTCTTCTTGGCTTCTCTTtagcattccttccttctggtaAGAGGCAGGATCTTCTCTGGAATGCAggtcttatgacctacaatcAAATAAGGTAGGTCAGAAAATTTCATGGCCAGTTCTTACACAGAAAGATGGGTGAAAGTTgtagtaatatttttaggttttattagTGGCCTTGGAGGAAAAGGGTTCTTGTTTCTATGAGTGCCTTGGAaaagagggattctagtttctacTGCTTGCTTTAAGAGATAATGAGTGGTGAAAGACAGGAGAGCAGTAGAAAGTCAGACAGAAACTTTGtttctgaggctgcttctgaggcctttGCTAACTTGTAGCTCTCTTGCCAGTAGAAACAAATGTCTGAGgcaagaatgaaagaagaaaaaagaattttaaaaagacatgcgTTGGACTGTCTAAAGACAAACCCACTGCAGAAATGAATCAGGGACTTATTATTACCAGAGAGAGTTCTGAGAAATATTTAGGAAAAGTGCTGGTGATCAAAATTGGTGTCATTTGGTGGCAACTTCCTCAGGGCTTGAGGAAATAAAACAAAGGCTTACCCTTGGAAATACCAGAGATTATATCTAAGGATCTTTGAGAAAGGTTCACAAACAAATTTTATAGCATTCCATAGATCAACCAGTGTCTTCGTGCCAAAAAGTAAATGGCATTTCTCCCAAATTCACCCTTCAATTTGTCAGTGATTCATTTCTTGTCTTTGAAGTTGGTATGAATTTATCTTGAAGATCCTCAGGTTGATCTACAGTTCTGTTCAAATGGTCTATGTATTTCACATGTTTTTACCAGCTATCAAAAAATCTTATTAGGAATGGTTtaatagtacacacacacacaaaaaaaaaatagtaaatgtacTATACAGTGACTGTCAAATGTGCTGACCCAACAACTCCTAATGGCATAAGGGAAAATCTCTTCCAACCCCACCATCCTGCTAATGAGGGATAGGGGAGGTGGGTTTAAGAGGTAGGTAGTGGCTGCAATCTGGGAATAATGCCCCAAGTCACAAGTTACAAGCTCAGCTATCCTGTTCCATCTCCACTTTTAAGCAAGTATTGAACTTTGTTCTATAGCATGCtcctgtttctttccatttaaaataagGATTCAATACCTACCTCCACCAAAAATCAAAACTTACAATAGGACTGCCTCTCCTTGAGGGAGCCTCCTGTTCTCCTTAGTTACACATTTTTCTCCCTAATACCTTGATATGTATCTGTGGTTTGAGAATTACAACTCAAATCTTTTTCTATTTCAAGTTATCTTCCATTCTTTAACATTCAGTAGAGTGTTCTTAAAGAACGACTGGAGGTAATCTCTTAACAGAAAATTGAATCATGCATACCAAGTCTTGTTAAGTAGCACTTTTAGCCCAGATTCCGTTATTTTTGATGGTAAAGTCTTTAAGTTACGTTCTCCCATAGTACTtgaaactactaaaaataattgaaaaggtTTAATTATCCTATTTACTGTTACAATTTGCTTTGTGCTATACGTTTATTGCTGTCTCTCATGAGCTAAAGTAACACTGCTGCAGGTGTTTTTAAAATAGGTTGTATTGATTACCAGTATAAGACATGTTAAGTATCCAACTGAATTTTAGTCATGAGGAATAGGTGAAAAAGATTCTGTCAAGGAGATGTCAATTTGGCCCCAAGAGGCAAACTTCTCTTGACAGCTCTGTACAAAGTAGAGGTTACTAAGTAACTTCCCCTATTATTTAGTAACTGACCCTGACAGCACTGAAAAATTGAGGGGAGGGGATAAGCAGAGAGTTAACAAGGATAACCTCaagttatataaaatatccaggaaGCATGAAAACTGGAAACCACACAGTAGAAGGAACATTGTTTCTGTCTATTGATCAATTCCTCGTTTGGctaataagagagagagagagactgagacatGGAACTAAAATGTTCTGGATAGATGCTAACTTTGAGACAAAACAGAGAGGCAAAACTGGGAGATTTTGCTCTTCTAGCGGTAGGAATAGCCATATGCCAATTTTAATGGGAGTTATTCCATAGAGAGCTCCAGGCTAAATGcacagaggaagaaacaaagtacatattcattcattcacctttggctcatttttgtatatcTGGTTACCTACCAAGCACAGTGCTTGTACATAGTTGAGATGCAGtaattcacccattcattcatatGAGATATacagcatttattaagcatctactacaTTCTGGTGATAAGGATACAGCAGTGAAGAAAGCAAAGCCCCTCACAAAGCTTACATTCTGGTATCACTAAAATGATTGCATATTCTGGCTGCAACCTGGGGAATCAGTGATCTAAAATGTTAATTATCAAATGCTCAGATTCTAAAGCCAGGTGGCCTGGGCTTGAAAAGTATTCTGTGCCATTAACTCTGTGTggtttggacaagttacttaatcattttgggcctcagtttctttatcaatAAAATGGGGATATAATGAGttaatacgtgtgtgtgtgtgtataagttaATATAAGTGCTCAGATCAGTGTTTGACACTAATAAGTGCCCTACATATGTGTCAGATATCCTTGTTAAAAGAAATTAATCTAAATTTAACTCATGGTTAAATAGTTCTTAATTACAGAATAAAAGGTAGAGACCACGGAAATCAAGACAACAAAACTTGAGATACCAAAAGCAAATGGATTATTCATGTTTGTGTTATTTGTTCAAAGTAGAttacagaaggaaagagagagcacAATCCAGTGGTTAAGCTGATGACTTGTATCTGTGGCCTGAaatctcctcatctgtgaaggAATGAGAAAATGTGTCCTTTTTAGGGGTTGTAGAAGGATTAAAGGAAATGATGTGTGTAAAATGCTTGGCACAAGGGCTGGCTAAGGATGAGCATTTATTAAATGGTGGCTATTTCAGTTGTAACCTGATTATATTGAACTGacatcatttatttaatagtttttgCCATTGCATTTCAGTTCAAAAAGGATTTAAGGAAACTTTCAATCAAAGTACTTCTAAAAACATTAAACATTGGTCTCACAGGAAGAAAACACTGCAACAGTCAGTCAAATCAGGCATATTAAAAGTTAATGTTTTTCCAATGAAAAGAGACCCTTCCAGTAAGGTTTTTCAGTCTGTAAGTTCTGGAGTCTAGATGGAATTGAGAGATTGTCCAATTAAATTTATACTTAGGATCAAATGCAACTAAACTTCCATAAACTTACTCTTGAATCACATCATGATCTATTTCTAATACTTATTATtgctgaatttttgtatttttgcatctgtgttcataagcacaaatgacttttttaaaaaaaaaagtcatatcttGCTTGGGTAACAAGATTATAATTGACCTCATGAGTTAagcttctttcttaatttttgtattttctaaaataattttttaaaaaggtggatGGTATTCCCAATTTATTGAATTGTTAATATCATTGGAAAACCATTTAGACCTAGTATTTGcctttagttgttgttgtttatgaATTCCATTTCTTTAACTGTTACCTGTTGAATCagaatttttctttcacaaatattggtatttctgtatttgtacaaaaatacaactatttagtcatatttcaaatttttcaacATAAAATTACTCAAAATAGTTACTTCAATTTTTATCTATGCTAAATCAACAATTATTTGCTATTTTTGGTATtacatttgaatttgttttttcttcattattcttgCCTAAAGTTTGAGTATTTTCAAATCTTGTGACATTATTACTCATTTCAAATTTCTGGCCCTtaccttaacatttttccttcttatttttttagcATTTTACCATTTTTCTTTGTCTAGCTTCTTGAGTTGaccaatttattaattttctgaaaTGTGTGCAAACCTATAATTTCCTTCTGTTTAAATACACAACAAAATTTGACTTGTAGAACCTTCAATGTCATTTAATTCTGAATAACTGAAATTTCCTTCATAATTCTTTCCTGATTTTCTCTGTATTCCAAGGATTGATTAATAATTTAGCACCAAGACATATTTGACATGtaccttttgttttcattttcttattgactGTGGAACTGAAATCAACTTTGACAGGAAGCTGCAATCTTTGATTCCATTACCGTAGTTCTGGGAGTGATCTAGAATGCAGTGTCCAAAATCTTTGGACTCACAGTCAAGCTTTGCTACTCAGAGAGTCTCATATGCTTTAAGAAAAACTGCATAGCAAAAGAATGTGCTTTTTTTAATGTTCACATATATTTAGGTAATTAAATGAAGGATAATTTCTCCCCTTTTTTGGAAGGAAACATCTAATGTTCCTATCCTAGtttctatcaaaatttcaaaatactttaatGAGTCTGAAATGTATAGGCCATATTATTTTCGTAAGAGAAACAACATGAATTTCAAACGATCTGTGAGAATTTTATCAAGAAACAGTTTTCGCAGATATATTTTTGTGTTCATAGCCATAAAGAGGCATGAATGCCGAAGAGAAAAATACTTGAagacacttttttctttaaaaaaaaaaaggcttcactCATCTTTTTAGCCACAATCTGCTAAAATTCATGAGATCAAAGTTGTTCTTCATGAAATATAGCCCTTTTTTgagaatttgtttatttttataataccaATATCATcttaatacaaagaaaaacttttttaaagctcTTATGCTACGTAAGTGAGAACGTTTTTCTAATGCAAATAGAACATTTGATTATTACAACTTGGTAGATATTGGATGTACTAACAAATTAttaaaagtaaacaaagaaaactgtaagaaaaatatataaataaaaacaaaaccctgtgagttttgaatttataaaatttgCCTGAGTGTACTTGTTTTATAAAAACGTATCAAATCAAgagttgccattttttttttaccagaagaTTATACTAATGCATTTGCAAACTGTGAAGGTAAATTTATAacgagaaaaacaaaaacataacgtttttaaaagcagtttagTTTTCTATCAAATTCCATCTGAACCACAAAGTTATGCTACAGTCTCAATATGCGAGTAAATAAGTGATTACATCAACTGGGAGATGTTCACAAATCTGATGTGGtgacaaaatactaaaaattttagTCATGGCTTTAGCGATGACAGTCTAGGTTGTGCCACTTTTCTACAAGCAAATAAAAGTAGAACAGTTAAGGATAGCattgaaaaaaatgttacttGGTTTGAAGATATGCTGGTACTTTTATAAGAGTTTTtgggaaacttccttttgaaagctgtTTCTTGGCTTTGAGGAAAGTTCTGTTTCTCTCAATGGTTTGATAACACTGAAAAGGAAAATGCAGTTGATTACTACCTGTGTATCtcatatttatgattttaaatatatctcAAATATATTTATGATTATCTCTTCATTCCCACCCCTACCTCCCCTTCTGTCTTCTCTGTTTCATAGAAAAAATTATGACATCAACATCCAAAGGAATTCTTCGCCCATTTTTAATTGTCTGCATTATCCTGGGCTGTTTCATGGCATGTCTTCTCATTTACATCAAACCTACCAACAGCTGGATCTTCAGTCCAATGGAATCAGCCAGCTCTGTgctgaaaatgaaaaacttcttCTCCACCAAAACTGACTATTTTAATGAAACTACTATTCTGGTGTGGgtgtggccatttgggcagacctTTGACCTTACATCCTGCCAAGCAATGTTCAACATCCAAGGATGCCATCTCACAACGGACCGTTCACTGTACAACAAATCCCACGCAGTTCTGATCCATCACCGAGACATCAGTTGGGATCTGACAAATTTACCTCAGCAAGCTAGGCCACCCTTCCAGAAATGGATTTGGATGAATTTGGAATCACCAACTCATACTCCCCAAAAGAGTGGCATTGAGCACTTGTTTAACCTGACCCTGACTTACCGCCGCGATTCAGATATCCAAGTGCCTTACGGCTTCTTGACGGTGAGCACAAATCCCTTCGTGTTtgaagtgccaagcaaagagaAGTTGGTGTGCTGGGTTGTGAGTAACTGGAACCCTGAGCATGCCAGGGTCAAGTATTACAATGAGCTAAGCAAAAGCATTGAAATCCATACCTATGGGCAAGCATTTGGAGAATATGTCAATGATAAAAATTTGATTCCTACCATATCTACTTGtaaattttatctttcctttgaaAATTCAATCCACAAGGATTACATCACGGAAAAGCTCTACAATGCTTTTCTGGCTGGCTCTGTACCTGTTGTTCTGGGACCATCTAGGGAAAACTATGAGAATTATATTCCagcagattcattcattcatgtggaAGATTATAACTCTCCCAGTGAGCTAGCAAAGTACCTGAAGGAAGTCGACAAAAACAATAAGTTATACCTTAGTTACTTTAACTGGAGGAAGGATTTCACTGTAAATCTTCCACGATTTTGGGAATCACATGCATGCTTGGCTTGCGATCATGTGAAAAGGCATCAAGAATATAAGTCTGTTGGTAATTTAGAGAAATGGTTTtggaattaaaatttttcatcacTTGCACACTTGATATTTTGATGAGATATCATCCAAGTATTGAGGATAAGAAGAGATGCAACATACTACTTTTGtgtcacaatttatttttatcaccCTCTCTAGGGTAACATGTATATTTTGGTGGAGATTTTTAAACGCTCAGCAGGAGCAATCATTCCATTCGGTTTTAAATTATCCTGTATATACCTAATTATGTGCACTGGAGAGTCATTTATTCTTCATTATCATTTGTAAACAttgattttcacatttttgtagTTGTCCATAACGTAAGCTTGTGGTTTGATTATTGTTTCTACACTGATCAGCTGTTTAATCTATTTGGGAAATATCTATTTGGGAAAGTATGAAAAATTTTCACTAAGTATTACAATGTCTAGTTCCAACTTTGCATACTATAACAAAGGGAGAACATGTTGCGATTGAATTCTAACCTCTTTGACTCCTAAGTTGAACGAAGTGTGTAACTGTCTCTATTTGATCTATTTTTTTACCTGTTTATCACATTTGTGAAGGTGAAATTATTCATGGAGTGAATAAGAAAGATATGAAGCAGAACTGTTCTATTCAGGAAGCTATTAGacttctcatttattttcattaagcTGATTCGCAGCTACTTATTCTCATGGTcttaaattaaattattcaagtatttttaaatatccaaTTTGTTGTGATTTTCAGCACCTGGGAAGTAATCCCAATAATACTTTAGAAAATCTAAGACAGTTTTCTTTCTGCTACTGATAACACTCATTgtcataataaaacaaataatttcctcaaataacaaagaaaaatgatacctataaatatatttataaatggtgTCATTTATGAACAATGTTTAATTACGTatcaatttaagatttttttctgaagcCCTAATATTTAAAATGGTCTTATTTTACCATATGGATATAAGATTTGGCTCATAATGATGAGTGCTATCATTTGATTCGAGTTCTGTCATTTAAGAGATCCTAAATAAAATTATCATCAAGGTATTAAATATAAGATGTTAAATATAATAAAGTGGGGATATATAGAAAACACACATTGTTAGCACAGAGTAAGATCTCAATGCacatttgttggatgaataaataaatgcaattgaATTCACAGAAAAATGATTGTTTGTTTCAAGGAAGTGACAGTTCTACTTTAGAAGTACTAATTGGAGATGACTTTTATATCCCATTTTGGTAATTATTCATACATAGCACATATGACCATGATGTTCAGGGCTTTACAGAACCAAAATAAACCTACCATTACATGAAAATTTTGAAGAGTATATTCCTGAACTTGCAGCTGCCTATAGCATTCTCCTCCATAAGGCTAGAGAAGAGGAGAGCTGGATATAAGCAGAGACTGTAGGTGAAAAAAGATGGGCCATTAAGGATTCTTCAAGGAAAGCATTCCTCAAAATAATCTTTAGTGCCTTTATTCCATTCAGGCCAATAATCCGTCCAAAAATTAGAATGGTCTGAGGACATCCATTTGGGTCTATTTGTGACTTATTCCTATTACAAATTGACATCAGCAAAATTCAAAAAGAATTCAGTAAAAAGGGCATAGATCCAGCTCTCCAGACTATCTTGTGAGATAATAAGCTCACCCTAGCACCAGAAAGATTTGAGCAGAGGAATATTCCTATAATGAATAGAGGATTGTTTGATTCTCAGGTATATTTCTTAAGCCAAGATTGAATGCAGTGTCAGACACTGCCTTAACACCCACAGAGATAAGATGAACAAGGTACAATCACTGCCTGAAATGAGCTTACAATTAAGTGGACAGACATATAAAAGCTTCCTTTCAATTCAGCTTGAGACTGTTTATATGCAAGTGCTACTCTGAATGAAGTTTGTATGGGTCAATGCTGATTTAATGGGGAAATAAGTAGCAAATTTCCCCAATTGCTTAGCTGTTTGACATGTTTCTGAGCTGCAAACTTTGTCAACTCTTTTGACCCAACATATTATTCTCTCCATATTATTTCTTCTAACCACAATGcattaagaaataatatttttatgtggaTGTCCTCCTCAATAAGTTTCCATCCatatttaattaattagtaaGACAAATTCATACATTTACATTTACTTTGTCAAATTTTTTGGTCTATAAAAAGCATAGAGATCTAGAGAGGATACACTGCTAACAAGTTTAGAAAGcacctgtatttttttattgttattatttttgtgatggagtctcgctctgtcgcccaggccggagtgcagtggcgcagtctcggctcactgcaacctcagcctcccaggttcaagcgattctcctgtatcagcctcccgagtagctaggattacaggcgtgtaccactgtgcctggctagtttttgtatttttagtagagataggtttcaccgtgttggccaggctggtcttgaactcctgacctcaagtgatccaactgcctcagcctcccaaagtgctgggattacaggtatgagccactgtgtctggcccaccTGCTTTTTTTGAAGGCAGAAAAACATTCAATATTAAAAGCATTATTTCAACCTGCCTTGGCGCTAGTGAATGTTCATGATTTGAAAGAACTGAAAGACCTAAAGGCAGTGTCTCTATTGTTGACTACAAATGTAGGCTCTTTGTTGGACTATGACTATAATCACACACTGATAATATGACGCAAGTAGAGGCAGTACTACTAAGTGTCTAGCAGGTGCTTTGAAACCCCATTACTAAGTCCCAGAAGACTGTTTCCTAAATTTGAAGTGGAAGAATTAAATGACTCAATGGAACCCTTTAGCTCTGGGTCCATTGATGTGTGAGTTTTAGGGCTAGAAGGAattataattttgttgtttataattgctataatatagaaaatataattgtttttctttctacttgaGTTAACTAGATCCAGAGGTATTTATTcaagacacacattcacacacacacacacacaaaccacagcTAGTGACAATAGTTACGATTTGGATTTAAGGATCCTATCTCTCTTTATCCCACTTTTTTTTCAATAGCATTCCTACCTTATCATAGAATTATGTCTCAATTTTTACAAATgtgaatgtcattggtatttttaggGCCTATACAATGGTATACCTCATGTAGAAGAACTTAGACTTTTGAAGgtatacaataaataaaacatcaaacTTGTTAGCATTTGTTCTGGTTTAAATATTTTAGGAGTTGAGTTCAGCAGAAGGAAATGGACTATCACTACATTTAAGTGAAATACAACCCTCAAGAAAGTGTATGGTTCACAGCCACTCCTTTAATAAATCCTGTGGATTGCAATTCTTTGTAAGAAACTCATGAAAAAGATATATTAATTCAACAAAATTGGTTTGCTGTTGATTATACAAACCAATAATTATGCCTGGAATTAAATTGTGGACACAAAAAAGGGAACagaccatttaaaatgttttatttcaaaatatcgaAAAGCTATTACCTTCAATActctaaataattaaatattaattattgtaGACATcagtaagaataaataaatgttaatcatTATAGACCTTACTAATAAGAATATATACTGAATTGTCCACATCCAGAGTATTACACCCTGAACAAGAAAGACATGAGAGCCTGACAGTCATATATATTATGACACCTGTATATCTGACAATATGAagtagaaactgaaaaaaaaaatcgtcTTAGTGGGAAACAAATACATGCCTAAAATTGTTACATTTACTGTAAAACTCCTGATAATCTTAGATTGTGcagaaatgtttcttattttgaGGGGCTTAGAAAGCTCAGAGAATTTGATGTGTAAAGCAACAGAATATTTAGGAATTATTTGTGGAGACTTTAAATTCTTGCCTCCAATTGGaggttaaatattaaaagaataggAAACTATGCCTCTGATATTTTTTTGTCAGCCTATTTTTAAACTAGATTCCATGAGTCTTAAGGTAAtcacctagaattttttttttttttttgcgtgaaTTAAAGTTACCACAAATTTCAGGTCCTTACCTTATGACTGTGTTTGATCATATCTTTGAGTTCCCTTGAACTCTGATCTCATTTTGGGAAACTTCTTAACAATTACAATTGAACTGTTAAATATAACAAACATCAGAATCTAAAGGATAAGCACAGTGCCTAATGTACAGGAGGGTCATatcaaatacttgttgaataaataaatgaatgtgataAGCGgtcctgtaaaatattttttaagagtaGTGACAGTGTTTCTTGGTACCAATTGGagatgatattttatatttattttattagtcaGTTTGTCGCCTGGATGCAAAAGGAAGGCATTTTAACTCCTTTCTATCTTACCACATTGTAAAACATCAAAAGAAGTAACGTCGCAAGAAAGATTAGAAGGGATTTGGATCACATTAACATTCTATGCAAATATTAGTAACATATCAACTGTTTCTAATAGGAAAGAAAATTAGTATTTAAGGAGAGTATAAAGTGCAAGCACTGTGAAGGGCAGATATCTATTACCAAACCACATGGAGAGAAATATAGTCTCTCTCCTaacttcattccattgtattgcaatCAGTCAGTtaaggtgattttcttttctagatGTCTCATCTAGAGATTTTGTAGCATTTTGCAAATGGGTATGCTTCACTACTATCCAAAGTGTTCTTCCCTTTAGTAATTCATATTGAATGTATCCATACTCATatgcattttataaaacaattaacaGAATCTAAATAAGATATAGCCTGCTAAATCTGGAATACGAGTGCTACCCTAGGTTATTAGTTCAGCAAACTAATTTTGAGAaagccacttaacctctctggaccttGTTTGCAAGCTTTCTTCTAGCACTATTACTCTTATCTAAGATCGAAGTTGATATGTGCATGAAATTCCTAATGGAATTTCAATGTCTATCTCAAAGTAACTTTTTAGAATATTCCATACAGATTTCCTTCTCATTTCTCTGTGTAGATATTTAAAGTATGAAATTGATTATTTAAACTAACATGTGGAAAGAACCTAATCCAGAGCTTGGAATATAGAAAATGCTCAATTAACTAACATTCCTCCTTTGTCTATGACTTTTGAACTCACTACTCACTGACACCTTAATTGCCTGCAGAAAAATCAATCATATTTTGggcattattttgaaatattttagagttttctGTACTATTCAAACTCTTATTACAAAAATCTAAAGATATTTATTGATGCAAAAAATTTAGGGAGTCATTGGAAATACGTAAGGCAATCCCAAACTAACAATAAAATAGCATAATTTTAAGTAAGCTAGATTGAGTTCATTTAGAACATGTAGTTATTTTTTAACTCACAGTTAATACATGTCCATGCATttgatttactttaaaaatattttatttaaaaataacctctCCAACACCAGTTGCTTTCTGTCAGTTTTACTCAAAGCATGCTTCCTAGGTCACCTGACCTAGAATCACCGGAAGTGTTAACAATACCGATTTCTGGGCTTTGAACCATGAAAttagaatttcttcaaataatccaTGCCCCCCTGTCACCCAAAAAAAGAGCGTGATTttaataatttccaaaattatcCTGTTTCTGCTATAATTGGTGAACCATCCTGTCCTAAACTAGCAGTTCTCAAACACGCATATGCCTTTGAAACTTCCTAGATCATCTACatagaaattatttgaaagacTGTTAATAATACACAGCTTCTGAATCTCTGGGTGTGAGATGGGACCAGGAAtcgtcttattttaaaaatctccccaGATGGTTCTGGTGTCCTGCT is a genomic window of Pongo pygmaeus isolate AG05252 chromosome 5, NHGRI_mPonPyg2-v2.0_pri, whole genome shotgun sequence containing:
- the FUT9 gene encoding 4-galactosyl-N-acetylglucosaminide 3-alpha-L-fucosyltransferase 9, which translates into the protein MTSTSKGILRPFLIVCIILGCFMACLLIYIKPTNSWIFSPMESASSVLKMKNFFSTKTDYFNETTILVWVWPFGQTFDLTSCQAMFNIQGCHLTTDRSLYNKSHAVLIHHRDISWDLTNLPQQARPPFQKWIWMNLESPTHTPQKSGIEHLFNLTLTYRRDSDIQVPYGFLTVSTNPFVFEVPSKEKLVCWVVSNWNPEHARVKYYNELSKSIEIHTYGQAFGEYVNDKNLIPTISTCKFYLSFENSIHKDYITEKLYNAFLAGSVPVVLGPSRENYENYIPADSFIHVEDYNSPSELAKYLKEVDKNNKLYLSYFNWRKDFTVNLPRFWESHACLACDHVKRHQEYKSVGNLEKWFWN